A section of the bacterium genome encodes:
- a CDS encoding arginine decarboxylase, pyruvoyl-dependent translates to MKGLEMVPRKMFLTKGVGKHKERLTSFELALRKAGIAHFNFVSISSIFPPHCKLISKKEGLSLLSPGQIVFTVLSRNQTNEPHRLITASVGVAIPKDKNQYGYLSEHEGFGETDDKAGDYSEDLAATMLATILGVEFDPDSSYDEKKEIWQMSGEIVKTTNLTQSAIGDKNGLWTTVISAAVFVP, encoded by the coding sequence ATGAAAGGATTAGAAATGGTCCCCCGAAAAATGTTTTTGACAAAAGGCGTTGGAAAGCATAAGGAAAGATTAACAAGTTTTGAACTGGCTTTAAGAAAAGCAGGTATTGCTCACTTTAATTTTGTATCTATATCAAGTATTTTTCCACCACACTGTAAATTAATATCAAAAAAAGAAGGATTATCTCTCTTATCTCCTGGACAGATTGTTTTTACAGTGTTAAGCAGAAACCAGACCAACGAACCTCATAGGCTTATCACAGCTTCAGTTGGAGTTGCTATACCTAAAGATAAAAACCAGTATGGATACCTTTCTGAGCACGAAGGCTTTGGCGAAACTGATGATAAAGCTGGCGACTATTCAGAAGACCTTGCAGCGACAATGTTGGCAACTATTCTTGGAGTAGAGTTTGACCCTGATTCATCCTACGATGAAAAGAAAGAAATTTGGCAGATGTCAGGTGAAATTGTAAAAACTACCAATCTTACCCAATCAGCTATTGGAGATAAGAACGGACTTTGGACTACCGTAATTTCTGCTGCTGTTTTTGTTCCCTGA
- the speB gene encoding agmatinase: protein MDQYNFLGIPDVSLKKARFLILPIPFEATTSCLAGTKDGPSSIIASSNYVELYDEELKAEPYLVGVKTLPEVPPNYKSIKQMVADIKKASTKYLKENKRIIGLGGEHTVSLGLVESCLSTYPNLKVLSFDAHSDLRDQYQGTKFSHACVMRRISELGCKIWTAGVRSISKEEQDFINQTDTIKILFAYQMAEKWGEVLNKMLPAGNYYLSFDLDFLDPSILPETGTPEPGGFYWNQTIGFFRQFVLRKDINIVGFDVVELAPQKNVTPSSFLAAKLIYKLIGLLAVKDNLLSDTMDIG from the coding sequence ATGGACCAGTATAATTTTCTTGGTATACCGGATGTTAGTCTCAAAAAGGCACGTTTTCTTATATTACCTATCCCTTTTGAGGCAACGACATCTTGTTTAGCAGGCACAAAAGATGGTCCTTCATCAATTATTGCTTCTTCCAATTATGTGGAACTATATGATGAGGAATTAAAAGCAGAACCGTACCTTGTTGGAGTAAAAACCTTACCAGAGGTGCCACCTAATTACAAAAGCATAAAACAGATGGTAGCAGATATTAAAAAAGCTTCTACAAAGTACCTCAAAGAAAACAAACGAATAATAGGTTTAGGGGGAGAACATACGGTTTCATTAGGGTTGGTTGAATCTTGTTTATCAACATACCCTAACTTAAAGGTTCTTTCTTTCGATGCACACTCTGACCTCAGAGACCAATATCAAGGAACCAAATTTAGCCACGCTTGTGTAATGAGAAGAATCTCAGAGTTAGGTTGTAAAATATGGACAGCTGGAGTTAGGAGTATAAGTAAAGAAGAACAAGATTTCATAAATCAAACAGATACTATAAAAATTTTATTTGCTTACCAGATGGCAGAAAAATGGGGCGAAGTTTTAAATAAAATGCTCCCTGCGGGAAATTATTACCTTTCTTTTGATTTAGATTTCTTAGACCCATCAATATTACCTGAAACTGGAACCCCTGAACCTGGTGGGTTTTACTGGAACCAGACTATAGGTTTTTTTCGTCAGTTTGTTTTAAGAAAAGATATCAATATTGTAGGTTTTGATGTGGTTGAACTTGCACCACAAAAAAATGTCACTCCATCTTCTTTTTTAGCAGCAAAACTGATATATAAATTGATTGGTCTGCTTGCAGTCAAAGATAACCTTCTCTCTGATACTATGGATATTGGTTGA